AATGGAGGAGCTTATACGATGGTACCTAATGTTAAAGGGGGTAATGCCTGTGCTACTGTAGCTTATCTGTTTAGTGGACCTCCCGGACCACACGATGATAATGTGATGATTAATGTGGCTGGCATCACTGGCGGTAGTACTTTAAAAATAAGGGTTTGCGGATTTACCAATGCAAACGCTGAAAAAATAATCATTGATAACGTCAATGTGCCTGAAACAGGTGTAACTGTAGGATGTGCTGCACCCGTGTTAAGTACTGTTGTCACTCAAGTTGGTTGCTCGAATCCAAACAGCGGGGCCATTGATCTTATGGTGAGTGCGGGTACTCCAGGGTATACATACATCTGGTCAAATGGTGCTACAACTCAGGATCTCATCAACAAACCCATTGGAACTTATACTGTCACAGTTACAGATGCTGCTTCTTGTTCTACAACAACGAGTGCAACAATTACAAATGCTCCGGCTATTGTGCTAACCACTCAGGTATTAGATGCAAGCTGCAGCGGAAACGCCGATGGTGAAATTGGACTAGATGTGAGTGGTGGAGTACCGGGATACACCTATGACTGGAGCAATGATGGGGCTGAAAACCCGGATAACGATGCGGAGGATTTAATAGCAGTCCTAGCGGGCAGTTATACTGTAACAGTGTCCGATGCCAGTGCCTGTACAGCTACAAAAAGTGTAGTCATTGGTGTACAACCATCAGTGGCATACAACGAACAATTTAATATTCCCAATAAAGGTTATCTGGCAAATTTTGTAGATGATTTTTCAGCAGTTGCATGGACAATGACTGCATGGTCACCTCAGCCCCCGGCACCATTTGGGAGAGATAATGCCGACTTTTTTCGCACCAGTGGAGGGGTTCTGTTAGGCGAAGACTTTGATCAGGATATATGTTGGACAAGTCCATTGGTTGACTTGAATACCGGAACACAATTTTCTGTAGACCTCGCATGGACCGGTTTTGATGTTCAGGTTGATGAATATATCAATGTGAAATACAGTATTGATGGAGGTAGTTATGTAACGATTCCAAATTTAATTGGAGGTGGATTAGGAACGATCCAATATAATGCAGGATTAGACCAAGGTGGTTCACTTACGGTTACCAAAACAGGACTTTCTGGCTCGACGATACAAATCCAAATTTGCGCACAGTTCAACGCAAATTTAGAATCAATGACTATTGATAATGTAAGTATTCCTAATAGTAAACCCTATTGTCCAGCTCCCGTACCTAGCCTTACTCCAAGCCATGTAACGTGTAATGGAGCTGCAAATGGTTCGATAACAACTACAGTGGTGAATGGATCTTCACCATATACTTTTCTTTGGAGTAATGGGGCCACTACTCAAAATCTTTCAGGGCTTAGTCCCGGTAGTTATACAATTACAGTGACTGATCAAAATTCATTAACAGGGACTGCTACAACAAGCATTACCCAGCCTTCCGCGATCGTTCTGAACACCGCTCAAGTTAACGTTTTATGTAACGGTGCTGCCACAGGTTCAATAGACTTATCGCCGAGTGGTGGCGTACCAGGATATACTTATATGTGGTCAGGTGGTCAAACAACTCAGGATTTATCAGGTTTGAGCGCAGGAACATATACGGGTACCGTAACTGATGAAAATGGTTGTACAAAGACAAACGCCAGCACAATTACACAAGCTTCTCTAATTGTGTTAAGCTCTACGCAAGTTAACGTTTTATGTAATGGTGCTTCCACGGGTTCAATAGACTTATCGCCGAGTGGTGGCGTACCGGGATATACTTATATGTGGTCAGGCGGTCAAACAACGCAGGATTTATCAGGTTTGAGCGCAGGAACATATACGGTTACCGTAACTGATGCAAATGGTTGTACAAAGACAAACACCAGCACAATAACACAAGCTTCTTTAATTGTTTTAAGCTCTACGCAAGTGAACGTTTTATGCAACGGTGCTTCCACGGGTTCTATAGATTTGACGGTAAGTGGTGGAGTATCACCCTATACGTATGATTGGTCAAATGATGGTGCAGAAAATCCAGATAACGATACACAAGATTTAAATGGACTCGCTTCGGGTGGTTATACGGTTACCGTTACAGATGCAAATGGTTGCACAAAAACGAGTTCAACAACGATTACTGAACCTGCATTCATCGCATTGAGCACTACGCAAGTGAATGTATTTTGTAATGGAGGATCTACAGGCTCTATAGATTTAACAATTAGCGGCGGAGTAACTCCTTATACCTATGACTGGTCGAATGATGGTGCAGAAAATCCAGATAACGATACACAGGATCTAAGTGGACTCCAGGCAGGTGGATATACTGTTACCGTGACAGATGCAAACAATTGTACAAATACCATTTCTGCAACAATCACACAACCCGCTTCACTTGTTTTAAACTCAACGGCAGTGAACCCCAGCAATTGTTTTGTAACAGATGGTTCCATTGATTTAAGTATTGTGGGTGGAACAGGACCGTTTACATACGATTGGTCAAATGACGGTGCAGAAAATCCGGATAACGATCCCCAAGATCTATTGAATTTGGCTGAAGGAACTTATTCAGTTACCGTTACAGATGGAAACGGATGTACAGCTGTGCATTCAAAAACTTTGGATTATATCGATGTTGTCAATCCTGTTGTTAGTTGTCCGTCTTCGGCCTCACGTGATGTTAATGTTGGCACTTGTAAGTACACGATTGTTTTAAGCGAATTCAATTCGACAGCAACCGATAATTGTGGAATCAGCGCCCCACATATTTACACATTATCAGGAGCCACTACAGGCACTAATTCAGGAAGTCTAAATGGGATCATGCTAAATCCAGGAAATACGAACATTCAATGGAAAGTAACGGATATTAACGGGAACATGAAAACCTGTAGTTTTAATGTCAGCGTAACCGATACAGAACTTCCAACTATAACTTGTCCGCCAAATAAAAGTGCAATCACTTCTCCCGGTCAATGCACAGCCATTGTTGATATTGGATCTCCTACCGGGGTTGGTGATAATTGTGGTACACCTACAGTAACAAATAATTCACCAGGAACCTTTCAACTAGGGATTACTCTGGTTAAGTGGAAGGCAACAGATGGGAGCGGAAATACAAAAACGTGTACCCAAAAAATAACGGTATTGCCTTATAATTGTGGCACACCCATTCAGGTTTATCATACCGATACCACAGCTACAACTGCAAAAGTCAAATGGAAGGATGGATTCTGCGCGATAACGTATGAATTGAGAATACGCCAACAAATTACGACTGGAGTTTGGGGATCATGGAGTGACTGGACAGAATTTAGTGGCCCTGCCGGTCCTCCAACATGGACCCATCAATTTGAAGGATTAACTTCGAACAAATTTTATCACTATCAATTGCGTTCACAATGCGGAACAAAACATTCAACAGCGGTTAATGATTGGTTCTGGACATTGAACTCATTTGGTGAAACGAATAACAGAGTTGTCCAGAAAGTTGAAACTTATGTGAACAATAGAAATCAGGGCATTTCAATAAATGTGGAATTGATACCAAATCCTTCCAGGGAGTTCACTACAGTTTTAATAAGTGGATTTGAGCAACAAAATAAAACGGTAAGCATGTTTGATTTGTTTGGTAAATTGGTATTCAGGGTAAACATTGACGCCCATCAAAATCAATTAGAGTTAGATCTGAACACCTTAAAAGTGCATTCAGGAATTTATTTAATCAGAGTATCTGATGACATCAATCAAATAACGAAGCAGCTTATAATTAATCGTTGATGTAGTTTAAAACAAATTATAATGAACCAAAGATTTTGGATTGGTTTATAATCCTTTGTTTATCTTGATTATTGCTTCTTGTGTAATTATCAAGCATTCCTCATTATGCCTAACGTTAAAAGTATTTAATCAGTTTTACAAATTCGACCATTTACTAATTTTCCGTCAATACCTGCTTTAATGAAATAAGTACCAGTTGGGAAAGATTCCAGGTTTATTGTTACAAGGGAGTTGAATTGATTTATGGAAGCTTTCTTGATTTGCATTCCAAGAGCATTAAATACACGAAGCTCAATTTCTTTGTAATGTATTTCGCTGAAGTCGATATTGAAAATGCTATTAGAAGGATTAGGATAAATTGAAATATTTTTGATGGAACTCTTCGTTTCAATATCGCTTATTGTTGGAATTATACTATTAAAATAATTAAACATGCTCGAATCCATTCTGCAATGGCAGGTAAAATATGGAGGAAAAATATTTCCATGACTTAACACACCGAATACCTTACTTTTATTAGTGGAGTCAGTATAAAATAGTCCGCTACCGCTTTGTCCCTGGTAACCAATATTGTAATGGCACATGGTATTTTTTGACTGCCAATAATCCATATTTCCGGTCATGTAATACATTCTTTCTCCTTCTTCAAAAACGGGATTGCCTATGGGATCATATCCGGGGTAACCAAAACTATAAAATACATTGGCGGGAGAAGTAAAGAAACTGGTATCAGCATGATATCCCCAATCTAACCATCCTGAGGCATTTCCAATGGGATTGGATAAACTCAAGATCGCCATGTCGTAATCCAAATTTCCATTTTGGGTCCATTGTGTAAAGGAATACCAGTTTGTCACTGTCGTCAGACCGAAAGGCCGGCTACCCAAATTGTAAGCTGGAATAACCGTGATGGAAACGGCATAACTTGAGTCAAATTTACTTTTGACACAATGCCCCCCTGTCAAAATAAATCCCGGGTGAATCATAATACCTGAGCAAGTGCCAAAGCTATTTTGATTGTTTTTTGGATTAAAAAATGTAATAAACATTTTTACAACAGTTGAGTTGGGGTAATTTGGAAATCCTGCTAGCTGGTCGGCAGGCTGTACATTTGAAAAAGTAAAATCCGGAATGTCTCCATTTTTATTCATTTCGCTGAGCGGCTTATTATTTGGCGGCGAAGACTTATGTTTTGGATGATTCATATAATTTTCGGTTTGAAGGGTGTCAAACTTTTGATCCAGGATATTGAATACGATTAATTTGTTTTCTTTGAAAGCCGTATCCTTTGGTGGTGTATATGATTGCAATGGCAGGGGTACATACCAATCTTTATTAAACGGCTCTTGTCCAAAAACAGTTATCTGGCTAATAACTGTTGTTGCAAAAATGAAAAGTGATTTGATCATTTTATATAATTTAATGAATCAATAACCTAGTATCAAAGATGCCTAAAATCCAATTTTTTTATTGGCGTGCAAGGCTTCTATTTGTTCTTCAAAATCCCCTCTAAAACATAACTGTAAGATCAACCTAAATTCAATTGATAATAATTTATTACAAGATAAAATTAATCTTTATATTTGACTTCGCCTCCAGGAATCCCGGTTTATTTTGCTACATTCGATAAATTATTTAAATTTAAACAATGAAAAATCCAATTACATTCTACATTTCAAACCGATCTATTTTATATAATACCATCAGTTCTATTTGCTTGACATTTTTTCTAAGTAGTTGTGGACTTTTAGATTCTGAAATTAACCAAGAAACGCATAAAACCCAAATCACTGTTAGTTTGGTTGGAAAATTAGCAGCAGACGAAGTTGCCACTGTTTCTTTAAATGGAGAAGTTATAGGCACAGCAAGTAAAAACGAGGTAGCCACCAAAGAAGTTGAACCGGACAAAGATTATAAAATTTCTGCTGT
This sequence is a window from Saprospiraceae bacterium. Protein-coding genes within it:
- a CDS encoding T9SS type A sorting domain-containing protein; amino-acid sequence: MKNILLFLLIYSAFTEIISAQYLETFSTTDKGYKINCVNDFTAMNWTITTWDAAGTCQIADLRDPTDYFNTTAAGVLECIDLDQEVCWESPLINTAAANPISLKMDLSWVGFDVDAVGGTCIGDYIRVYYSVNGGAYTMVPNVKGGNACATVAYLFSGPPGPHDDNVMINVAGITGGSTLKIRVCGFTNANAEKIIIDNVNVPETGVTVGCAAPVLSTVVTQVGCSNPNSGAIDLMVSAGTPGYTYIWSNGATTQDLINKPIGTYTVTVTDAASCSTTTSATITNAPAIVLTTQVLDASCSGNADGEIGLDVSGGVPGYTYDWSNDGAENPDNDAEDLIAVLAGSYTVTVSDASACTATKSVVIGVQPSVAYNEQFNIPNKGYLANFVDDFSAVAWTMTAWSPQPPAPFGRDNADFFRTSGGVLLGEDFDQDICWTSPLVDLNTGTQFSVDLAWTGFDVQVDEYINVKYSIDGGSYVTIPNLIGGGLGTIQYNAGLDQGGSLTVTKTGLSGSTIQIQICAQFNANLESMTIDNVSIPNSKPYCPAPVPSLTPSHVTCNGAANGSITTTVVNGSSPYTFLWSNGATTQNLSGLSPGSYTITVTDQNSLTGTATTSITQPSAIVLNTAQVNVLCNGAATGSIDLSPSGGVPGYTYMWSGGQTTQDLSGLSAGTYTGTVTDENGCTKTNASTITQASLIVLSSTQVNVLCNGASTGSIDLSPSGGVPGYTYMWSGGQTTQDLSGLSAGTYTVTVTDANGCTKTNTSTITQASLIVLSSTQVNVLCNGASTGSIDLTVSGGVSPYTYDWSNDGAENPDNDTQDLNGLASGGYTVTVTDANGCTKTSSTTITEPAFIALSTTQVNVFCNGGSTGSIDLTISGGVTPYTYDWSNDGAENPDNDTQDLSGLQAGGYTVTVTDANNCTNTISATITQPASLVLNSTAVNPSNCFVTDGSIDLSIVGGTGPFTYDWSNDGAENPDNDPQDLLNLAEGTYSVTVTDGNGCTAVHSKTLDYIDVVNPVVSCPSSASRDVNVGTCKYTIVLSEFNSTATDNCGISAPHIYTLSGATTGTNSGSLNGIMLNPGNTNIQWKVTDINGNMKTCSFNVSVTDTELPTITCPPNKSAITSPGQCTAIVDIGSPTGVGDNCGTPTVTNNSPGTFQLGITLVKWKATDGSGNTKTCTQKITVLPYNCGTPIQVYHTDTTATTAKVKWKDGFCAITYELRIRQQITTGVWGSWSDWTEFSGPAGPPTWTHQFEGLTSNKFYHYQLRSQCGTKHSTAVNDWFWTLNSFGETNNRVVQKVETYVNNRNQGISINVELIPNPSREFTTVLISGFEQQNKTVSMFDLFGKLVFRVNIDAHQNQLELDLNTLKVHSGIYLIRVSDDINQITKQLIINR
- a CDS encoding T9SS type A sorting domain-containing protein; the encoded protein is MIKSLFIFATTVISQITVFGQEPFNKDWYVPLPLQSYTPPKDTAFKENKLIVFNILDQKFDTLQTENYMNHPKHKSSPPNNKPLSEMNKNGDIPDFTFSNVQPADQLAGFPNYPNSTVVKMFITFFNPKNNQNSFGTCSGIMIHPGFILTGGHCVKSKFDSSYAVSITVIPAYNLGSRPFGLTTVTNWYSFTQWTQNGNLDYDMAILSLSNPIGNASGWLDWGYHADTSFFTSPANVFYSFGYPGYDPIGNPVFEEGERMYYMTGNMDYWQSKNTMCHYNIGYQGQSGSGLFYTDSTNKSKVFGVLSHGNIFPPYFTCHCRMDSSMFNYFNSIIPTISDIETKSSIKNISIYPNPSNSIFNIDFSEIHYKEIELRVFNALGMQIKKASINQFNSLVTINLESFPTGTYFIKAGIDGKLVNGRICKTD